A section of the Solea solea chromosome 17, fSolSol10.1, whole genome shotgun sequence genome encodes:
- the c17h1orf131 gene encoding uncharacterized protein C1orf131 homolog — translation MSSKVNGAKDEDSLFIEQLLDTFYEYDNGPASKCKKLKSQKSKKRKHQEEEEEAFSTVKDICKDTDDQREESTGAEQHQHPKTEQTGSTTEQVNQVQVVTFQDPRKKLKAKRTPVANTIPAAQSTETMKNSDQLEGISLEKARLEVHRFGITGYKKEQQRVFEQDRAIMLGARPPKKEYVNYKMLQQQIKDKKQKVKEEVDPELKKKKKKPNNQKDKKKVSSGSGAGPSGQVGRFKNGLLVLSSKEIQKIKGTRGRK, via the exons ATGAGCTCAAAGGTAAACGGTGCGAAAGACGAAGATTCGTTGTTTATTGAACAATTGTTGGACACGTTTTACGAGTATG ATAATGGACCAGCATCAAAGTGTAAGAAGCTCAAGTCACAGAAGAGTAAAAAACGAAAACatcaagaggaagaggaggaagcgTTTAGTACAGTTAAGGATATTTGCAAGGACACTGATGACCAGAGAGAAGAATCTACAGGCGCTGAACAGCATCAACATCCAAAGACTGAGCAAACAG GTTCAACCACCGAGCAGGTGAATCAGGTGCAAGTAGTGACATTTCAGGATCCCAGAAAGAAACTGAAAGCCAAGCGCACTCCAGTTGCCAACACGATACCC GCCGCTCAGTCTACAGAAACGATGAAGAATAGCGATCAGCTGGAGGGAATCAGTTTGGAAAag GCTCGTCTGGAAGTCCATCGATTTGGAATCACAGGCTACAAGAAGGAGCAGCAGCGAGTCTTCGAGCAGGACAGAGCAATCATGCTGGGAGCCAGA CCTCCCAAGAAGGAATACGTCAACTACAagatgctgcagcagcagatcaaAGACAAGAAGCAGAAAGTAAAGGAGGAGGTTGACCCG GAgttgaagaaaaagaagaagaagccaaaTAATCAAAA AGACAAGAAGAAGGTGTCGTCAGGTTCTGGCGCAGGCCCCTCGGGTCAGGTGGGGCGCTTCAAGAATGGCTTGTTGGTCCTGAGCTCCAAGGAGATCCAGAAAATCAAAGGCACCAGGGGAAGGAAATAG
- the gnpat gene encoding dihydroxyacetone phosphate acyltransferase isoform X2 — translation MASKSVYSLHRNPMLKKRDDFEDLLEERRSSSDLRYALRCYTPVLYKGVTPSKASMLKSMVLQSDQLHFVMKQVSTETGKAVDDIQEEASAILEEMGHRLQLSTVRFFAYTLTKVFKTLFRSICVNEEGIQRLQQAIQEHPVVLLPSHRSYMDFLLMSYILYTYDLALPVIAAGMDFMGMKVVGEMLRMSGAFFIRRSFGGDKLYWAVFSEYVKTILKNGFAPIEFFLEGTRSRTAKSLTPKLGLLNIVMDPFFKGEVFDVNLVPVSISYERILEESLYARELLGVPKPKESTSGLFKARKVLSEDYGSIHIYFGQPVSVRSLSHGKIDRCQFNLIPRHIPKKPTEEIQGFVNDSAYRLVRAQEENMVLKPWVLLASLLLQNHHQSQAFGQRPGLTRDELTQQAAWLRDLSRQYGAFLHWPDHTSPSEVVSSSLSLHRGLVKMSEGRVQLAVEQGGQVNPGEPRTAVTPEEELLNRAVVILSCASYRNQALHVFLRPALLASALHAASSNHKQEVFNSFSFLRNMFSNEFILCPGATVQDFEEACFLLMKTGELQVTEHEVLVTERGQRTLEFLTNMLDPFLQGYQVVCRFLCEEASAALTEKQFISDVRKFIIKHLLAGRLRYSEVLSSDLQKNALAALLRLGAVQKMKGVQQETLKVNKVMVNSLEDTLGGKLPTQKAAVARL, via the exons ATGGCGTCAAAGTCTGTTTACTCG CTGCACAGAAATCCCATGCTGAAGAAAAGAGATGACTTTGAGGACCtcttggaggagaggaggagctcCAGCGACCTGCGATACGCTCTCAGGTGTTACACACCTGTCCTGTACAAAGGAGTGACTCCAAGCAAAGCCAGCATGCTGAAGAGCATGGTGCTCCAGTCCGATCAGCTGCACTTTGTCATGAAACAG GTTTCCACGGAGACGGGCAAGGCTGTCGATGACATCCAGGAGGAGGCGTCGGCCATCTTGGAGGAGATGGGTCATCGCCTGCAGCTCAGCACCGTTCGCTTCTTCGCCTATACACTCACCAAAGTCTTCAAAACCCTGTTCAGGAGCATCTGTGTTAATGAGGAGGGAATCCAGAGA ctCCAACAGGCCATTCAGGAGCACCCGGTAGTCCTGCTGCCCAGTCACCGTAGTTACATGGACTTCCTGCTGATGTCATACATCCTGTACACATATGACCTGGCTCTTCCTGTCATTGCTGCTGGCATGG ATTTCATGGGAATGAAGGTTGTTGGGGAGATGCTGCGGATGTCTGGGGCCTTCTTCATTCGACGCTCGTTCGGTGGAGACAAGCTGTACTGGGCCGTCTTCTCAGAATACGTCAAGACCATTCTTAAG AACGGATTTGCCCCCATTGAATTTTTCTTAGAAGGGACCAGAAGCCGAACAGCCAAGTCTTTGACTCCAAAGTTAG GTCTGCTGAATATAGTGATGGATCCCTTCTTTAAAGGGGAAGTGTTTGACGTTAACTTGGTCCCGGTCAGCATCAGCTATGAGAGGATCTTGGAGGAGTCGCTTTATGCCAGAGAGCTGCTGGGTGTGCCCAAACCCAAAGAGTCCACCTCA GGTCTTTTTAAAGCCAGAAAGGTCCTCAGTGAAGACTACGGCAGCATCCATATTTACTTTGGTCAACCGGTGTCTGTCAGAAGTTTATCTCACGGTAAAATTGACCGTTGCCAGTTCAACCTCATTCCAAG ACACATCCCCAAGAAACCCACTGAGGAGATCCAAGGTTTTGTCAACGACTCGGCCTACAGGCTGGTCCGAGCCCAGGAGGAGAACATGGTCCTGAAGCCGTGGGTTCTCCTGGCCTCGCTGCTGCTCCAGAACCACCACCAGAGCCAAGCGTTCGGGCAGAGACCGGGTCTCACGCGGGACGAGCTGACTCAACAAGCAGCGTGGCTCAGGGATCTGTCTCGACAGTACGGAGCCTTCCTCCACTGGCCTG ACCACACGTCTCCATCCGAGGTCGTCTCCTCCAGCCTCTCCCTCCACCGAGGTCTGGTGAAGATGTCGGAGGGAAGAGTCCAGCTGGCAGTAGAACAAG gaggacaggtgaacccCGGGGAGCCTCGCACAGCTGTCACCCCAGAAGAGGAGCTCCTGAACCGGGCAGTCGTCATCCTCTCCTGCGCCTCCTACAGGAACCAAGCACTGCACGTCTTCCTCCGGCCGGCACTGCTGGCCTCAGCCCTGCACGCTGCCTCCTCCAACCACAAAC AGGAAGTCTTCAACAGCTTCAGCTTCCTCCGAAACATGTTCTCCAACGAGTTCATCCTCTGTCCTGGAGCCACAGTGCAG GACTTTGAGGAGGCCTGTTTCCTGCTGATGAAGACCGGAGAGCTGCAGGTCACAGAGCACGAGGTTCTGGTGACAGAAAGAGGACAGAGAACTCTGGAGTTCCTCACCAATATGCTCGACCCCTTCTTACAAGGATACCAG gtggTGTGCAGGTTCCTGTGCGAGGAGGCGAGTGCGGCGTTGACAGAGAAGCAGTTTATTTCTGACGTGCGGAAGTTCATCATCAAACATCTTCTCGCAG GTCGACTCAGATACTCTGAGGTGTTGTCGTCTGACCTCCAGAAGAACGCTCTGGCTGCTCTGCTAAGACTTGGAGCTGTGCAGAAAATGAAAGG AGTGCAGCAGGAAACTTTAAAAGTCAACAAGGTGATGGTGAACTCGTTGGAGGACACTTTAG GTGGAAAACTTCCAACTCAGAAAGCCGCCGTCGCTCGCCTTTGA
- the gnpat gene encoding dihydroxyacetone phosphate acyltransferase isoform X1, which produces MASKSVYSLHRNPMLKKRDDFEDLLEERRSSSDLRYALRCYTPVLYKGVTPSKASMLKSMVLQSDQLHFVMKQVSTETGKAVDDIQEEASAILEEMGHRLQLSTVRFFAYTLTKVFKTLFRSICVNEEGIQRLQQAIQEHPVVLLPSHRSYMDFLLMSYILYTYDLALPVIAAGMDFMGMKVVGEMLRMSGAFFIRRSFGGDKLYWAVFSEYVKTILKNGFAPIEFFLEGTRSRTAKSLTPKLGLLNIVMDPFFKGEVFDVNLVPVSISYERILEESLYARELLGVPKPKESTSGLFKARKVLSEDYGSIHIYFGQPVSVRSLSHGKIDRCQFNLIPRHIPKKPTEEIQGFVNDSAYRLVRAQEENMVLKPWVLLASLLLQNHHQSQAFGQRPGLTRDELTQQAAWLRDLSRQYGAFLHWPDHTSPSEVVSSSLSLHRGLVKMSEGRVQLAVEQAGGQVNPGEPRTAVTPEEELLNRAVVILSCASYRNQALHVFLRPALLASALHAASSNHKQEVFNSFSFLRNMFSNEFILCPGATVQDFEEACFLLMKTGELQVTEHEVLVTERGQRTLEFLTNMLDPFLQGYQVVCRFLCEEASAALTEKQFISDVRKFIIKHLLAGRLRYSEVLSSDLQKNALAALLRLGAVQKMKGVQQETLKVNKVMVNSLEDTLGGKLPTQKAAVARL; this is translated from the exons ATGGCGTCAAAGTCTGTTTACTCG CTGCACAGAAATCCCATGCTGAAGAAAAGAGATGACTTTGAGGACCtcttggaggagaggaggagctcCAGCGACCTGCGATACGCTCTCAGGTGTTACACACCTGTCCTGTACAAAGGAGTGACTCCAAGCAAAGCCAGCATGCTGAAGAGCATGGTGCTCCAGTCCGATCAGCTGCACTTTGTCATGAAACAG GTTTCCACGGAGACGGGCAAGGCTGTCGATGACATCCAGGAGGAGGCGTCGGCCATCTTGGAGGAGATGGGTCATCGCCTGCAGCTCAGCACCGTTCGCTTCTTCGCCTATACACTCACCAAAGTCTTCAAAACCCTGTTCAGGAGCATCTGTGTTAATGAGGAGGGAATCCAGAGA ctCCAACAGGCCATTCAGGAGCACCCGGTAGTCCTGCTGCCCAGTCACCGTAGTTACATGGACTTCCTGCTGATGTCATACATCCTGTACACATATGACCTGGCTCTTCCTGTCATTGCTGCTGGCATGG ATTTCATGGGAATGAAGGTTGTTGGGGAGATGCTGCGGATGTCTGGGGCCTTCTTCATTCGACGCTCGTTCGGTGGAGACAAGCTGTACTGGGCCGTCTTCTCAGAATACGTCAAGACCATTCTTAAG AACGGATTTGCCCCCATTGAATTTTTCTTAGAAGGGACCAGAAGCCGAACAGCCAAGTCTTTGACTCCAAAGTTAG GTCTGCTGAATATAGTGATGGATCCCTTCTTTAAAGGGGAAGTGTTTGACGTTAACTTGGTCCCGGTCAGCATCAGCTATGAGAGGATCTTGGAGGAGTCGCTTTATGCCAGAGAGCTGCTGGGTGTGCCCAAACCCAAAGAGTCCACCTCA GGTCTTTTTAAAGCCAGAAAGGTCCTCAGTGAAGACTACGGCAGCATCCATATTTACTTTGGTCAACCGGTGTCTGTCAGAAGTTTATCTCACGGTAAAATTGACCGTTGCCAGTTCAACCTCATTCCAAG ACACATCCCCAAGAAACCCACTGAGGAGATCCAAGGTTTTGTCAACGACTCGGCCTACAGGCTGGTCCGAGCCCAGGAGGAGAACATGGTCCTGAAGCCGTGGGTTCTCCTGGCCTCGCTGCTGCTCCAGAACCACCACCAGAGCCAAGCGTTCGGGCAGAGACCGGGTCTCACGCGGGACGAGCTGACTCAACAAGCAGCGTGGCTCAGGGATCTGTCTCGACAGTACGGAGCCTTCCTCCACTGGCCTG ACCACACGTCTCCATCCGAGGTCGTCTCCTCCAGCCTCTCCCTCCACCGAGGTCTGGTGAAGATGTCGGAGGGAAGAGTCCAGCTGGCAGTAGAACAAG caggaggacaggtgaacccCGGGGAGCCTCGCACAGCTGTCACCCCAGAAGAGGAGCTCCTGAACCGGGCAGTCGTCATCCTCTCCTGCGCCTCCTACAGGAACCAAGCACTGCACGTCTTCCTCCGGCCGGCACTGCTGGCCTCAGCCCTGCACGCTGCCTCCTCCAACCACAAAC AGGAAGTCTTCAACAGCTTCAGCTTCCTCCGAAACATGTTCTCCAACGAGTTCATCCTCTGTCCTGGAGCCACAGTGCAG GACTTTGAGGAGGCCTGTTTCCTGCTGATGAAGACCGGAGAGCTGCAGGTCACAGAGCACGAGGTTCTGGTGACAGAAAGAGGACAGAGAACTCTGGAGTTCCTCACCAATATGCTCGACCCCTTCTTACAAGGATACCAG gtggTGTGCAGGTTCCTGTGCGAGGAGGCGAGTGCGGCGTTGACAGAGAAGCAGTTTATTTCTGACGTGCGGAAGTTCATCATCAAACATCTTCTCGCAG GTCGACTCAGATACTCTGAGGTGTTGTCGTCTGACCTCCAGAAGAACGCTCTGGCTGCTCTGCTAAGACTTGGAGCTGTGCAGAAAATGAAAGG AGTGCAGCAGGAAACTTTAAAAGTCAACAAGGTGATGGTGAACTCGTTGGAGGACACTTTAG GTGGAAAACTTCCAACTCAGAAAGCCGCCGTCGCTCGCCTTTGA